One Phaseolus vulgaris cultivar G19833 chromosome 2, P. vulgaris v2.0, whole genome shotgun sequence DNA window includes the following coding sequences:
- the LOC137811602 gene encoding uncharacterized protein isoform X2 encodes MDIRCWEILKFCLQESLKFHGSWSMPRNLLQTVQFVARDFLLLLEDTSISSGEVIISEERCKLYGTTIDCVSLVFLSLGGLSNKNLDLWVETAKVLLDLVLKTYSNSLDDSNVGAFALRFLWSVLQPFSKLSVHRAKKGFHNFVDKLLEPLLHLSRELHLRVNGSNPIWTSRLIEAAEDVLSHGLFHQVHISEFLSLHGLENDVTSCDEKSNDSKATIKSYTRHLFDVLNRIIDRKNAMAMGSLGLLFRLYATSARKFKLDEGLKTTEKTGDSRQPVSGKHCDSNNISADIQKSLFNFFVLIMEPLLLKINAYIEVEADANTLLLDLYGLLKSIGNLLASFMREKVYLRTEDTSEGACLNFLKKIFNTLITSSTSLLHFSNYDTTNKMEIYVLPANEILVAMGYLLQVEYEVIGEDLVNLWLLILSFSAINCNLGNAFDQCSLPSTIPALECETIHLYGQLRQVESAILALCKAIRLIICPDGYTEESSSRFLTFLSNEVHSEAVERLLSSQNFIHAIYKAVESIPEGQVCGCVRQIRDDISESLKWMKNFCPLVDGKKLQMFNLQVELFGRGLSRLYCLVLGSVTVTDGNRNLLGVSVKELMKLMHPYLSILGAQQPDTIYKLFSSVSGETVDHVVRKGKFLKKFGRSSQWVLVFFFQLYVSCQSLYRQASLVSPDLPKKSAEVVDYPAYSADDLMKRIDEIDFGFFSWIVQPSGSLLVVMKFISDIYLKHGSDDYSPLIYIFQSMALRRLADLNKQIILFKNMQKQHYLQKSYRSQINTLKEEAAGLTNFIMEHLSCVFHSPIFVSDDVICEDVVSVATHSNRCDLGVYFANGKSLQALIWSNLCKKFDVWGNHALKKQLKKFFSHLLHAYLHSLTSSFQEPGLQEIDKFKLFKWVTLSQISSEFLNGSLLYKQKFAHRNLASVFCHALEKSALPLFSNIPCTDVSLRSLPNWAEFLSTLDNSTVLIDENKEILVGCSAVESSTTHSHGKLPADISRNEKTFPVTDKNFRDCDHLLGLLCRMRDINSRSFSYLVTCIFNLERLLVSALLYFQCTGHQDYYCEYLRLFVSCRKALVYILIGFGQKAETIQSSPNTVVSGSSFPVLWILKSLYVVVGIKEAFSAKNIIVCKSMMFSLLDYTSHVLFSIGKYPIVHAFSNHMISHEENHLLPSSQDSPKLEALKCLTFMAENLKEHKQSLLVSINNSPHNVSVGFGLTVENMIRLLSTVCCFSRVLWGLTSSTGQTDAKDIDEKEILMWKSEHASELNSCISFLVELSDVFVNKFLVESNQHSKSSQNMQHSEDPAMQVSLLGTNSLSPKSVVFKANTSAGAQNECKAAATCFTLSAVDNVSKSVSDLGRALNPKEENPVARVLASLDYSEPQGLNKPLLRSLVKGDHPEIAFLLRHLLIAFSSLLRLNLQKNDSVLPSSFVPTFIEISQLLLLEFEEMVVVPQQSSLLLLDDARRYLRELACYFPLTDPTSSRKVYTELIQIHMRVIGKTILLQGKGRTLTFHGSQSSTKSLHNGLVEGYSSTELHYCLDEFIIRLRKSFKAYIERSSELHLLSTILVIERSLVGILERSTLSYDVKTSKDGEEILSLVSGGIDCFSMILEFVSGRKGLKMIKRHGQSLVSAVFNIIVHLKALLNFYDNLASGTVASTPDPGSAILMSVEVLVTVSRKHGQFPMDMGYVGQILHIPALLFQNVHQLRVTNASGPSETSIISEQRICDPVNRVGHVDHLVSLFYVCCQLMCTIIMHRPSECRQCVAHLEASVAVLLNCLETVSDNESKINKGCFSSEEQLKCARFLQRIYEEIEQKKDIFSRQCSLFLSNYIWVYSGYGPKRSGIRREVDEALRPGVYALIDACSVDDLQYLHTVFGEGPCRTTLASLLHDRKLTKYEGKV; translated from the exons ATGGATATTCGTTGTTGGGAGATATTGAAGTTCTGCTTGCAGGAGTCTTTGAAGTTTCACGGCTCTTGGAGTATGCCCCGGAACCTCCTACAAACTGTTCAGTTTGTTGCCAGAGATTTTCTGTTACTGCTCGAAGACACCTCTATCAGTTCAGGAGAAGTTATTATATCCGAAGAAAGGTGTAAACTGTATGGTACCACTATTGACTGTGTTTCGTTGGTATTCTTGTCTCTTGGTGGGTTGTCAAATAAAAACTTGGACTTGTGGGTTGAGACAGCCAAGGTGTTGCTTGATCTTGTGCTGAAAACTTATAGCAATAGCCTTGATGACAGCAATGTGGGTGCTTTTGCACTACGCTTTCTATGGTCGGTGCTTCAGCCATTCTCTAAGTTGAGTGTCCATCGAGCTAAGAAAGGATTTCATAATTTTGTGGATAAACTTCTTGAGCCGCTGTTGCATTTATCTCGTGAGTTGCATCTTCGGGTTAATGGAAGTAATCCCATTTGGACGTCGAGATTAATAGAGGCAGCGGAAGATGTTCTTTCTCACGGCCTTTTTCATCAAGTGCATATTTCTGAGTTTTTAAGCTTACATGGTTTAGAAAATGATGTTACTTCATGTGATGAAAAATCAAATGACTCAAAAGCAACTATTAAGAGTTATACTAGACATTTATTTGACGTACTGAACAGAATTATAGATAGGAAGAATGCTATGGCAATGGGTAGCTTAGGCTTGTTATTTCGCTTATATGCTACTTCAGCAAGAAAATTCAAACTGGATGAAGGGCTCAAGACAACAGAGAAAACAGGTGATTCAAGGCAACCAGTGTCAGGAAAACATTGTGACTCAAATAATATTTCGGCAGACATTCAAAAatcactttttaatttttttgtactGATTATGGAACCCCTTTTGCTGAAGATTAATGCCTACATTGAAGTTGAAGCAGATGCCAATACCCTGTTGTTGGATCTTTATGGTTTACTCAAGTCTATTGGTAATTTGCTTGCTAGTTTTATGCGAGAGAAAGTTTATTTGAGAACAGAAGACACATCTGAAGGAGCTTGTCttaatttcttgaagaaaatatttaatacactGATAACTAGTTCTACTAGTCTACTCCATTTCTCCAATTATGATACAACTAACAAGATGGAGATATATGTTTTGCCTGCTAATGAGATTCTAGTTGCTATGGGATATCTTTTGCAGGTTGAATATGAGGTTATTGGTGAAGATTTGGTAAATTTATGGCTTCTTATCTTGTCATTCTCTGCCATTAATTGCAATTTGGGGAATGCTTTTGATCAATGCTCATTACCTTCTACTATACCTGCCCTGGAGTGCGAAACAATTCATCTCTATGGTCAACTTCGCCAG GTGGAAAGTGCTATTTTAGCACTGTGCAAAGCTATAAGGCTTATTATATGTCCTGATGGCTATACTGAAGAAAGTTCTTCTAGGTTCTTGACATTTCTGTCTAATGAAGTTCATTCTGAAGCTGTTGAAAGGCTGTTATCTTCCCAGAATTTCATTCATGCCATTTATAAAGCTGTTGAATCTATTCCAGAAGGGCAAGTGTGTGGGTGTGTTAGACAGATAAGAGATGATATTTCAGAATCTCTCAAGTGGATGAAAAATTTCTGTCCATTGGTTGATGGCAAGAAATTGCAAATGTTTAATCTTCAAGTGGAGCTGTTTGGTAGAGGGCTGTCTAGACTGTATTGTTTAGTTCTTGGTTCGGTGACAGTCACTGACGGTAACCGTAATCTTCTTGGAGTTTCCGTGAAAGAACTTATGAAATTAATGCATCCCTACTTGAGTATTCTAGGTGCACAACAGCCAGACACAATCTACAAGTTATTTTCTTCTGTCAGTGGAGAAACTGTTGATCACGTGGTTAGAAAGGGaaaatttttaaagaaatttggTAGGTCTAGCCAATGGgttcttgtgttcttctttCAGTTGTATGTGTCTTGCCAAAGCTTATATAGGCAAGCAAGCCTTGTGTCTCCTGATTTGCCAAAGAAGTCTGCAGAGGTGGTGGATTACCCAGCATATTCTGCTGATGACCTGATGAAGAGGATTGATGAGATagactttggttttttttctTGGATTGTTCAACCCTCAGGTTCCCTCCTTGTTGTTATGAAATTTATTTCTGACATATATCTTAAACATGGTTCAGATGATTATTCCCCTTTGATCTATATCTTTCAATCTATGGCTCTTCGAAGGCTTGCTGACTTGAATAAGCAGATTATATTGTTCAAGAATATGCAAAAGCAGCATTATTTGCAGAAGTCTTATAGATCCCAAATCAACACACTGAAGGAAGAAGCGGCTGGACTTACTAACTTTATTATGGAACATTTATCATGTGTGTTTCATTCCCCAATCTTTGTTTCTGATGATGTAATTTGTGAAGATGTAGTTTCTGTGGCTACTCATAGCAACAGATGTGATCTAGGAGTTTATTTTGCTAACGGAAAGTCATTGCAAGCACTCATTTGGTCAAATCTATGCAAAAAGTTTGATGTTTGGGGCAATCATGCTTTAAAGAAGCAATTGAAAAAGTTCTTCTCACATTTACTCCATGCTTACCTTCACAGTCTAACAAGTAGTTTTCAAGAGCCAGGTCTGCAAGAAATTGACAAATTTAAGCTGTTCAAGTGGGTCACTTTGTCACAAATATCATCAGAATTTTTAAATGGTTCACTTTTGTATAAACAAAAA tttgcCCACAGGAATCTGGCCTCAGTGTTCTGCCATGCTTTAGAGAAATCTGCACTGCCATTATTTAGTAATATTCCATGTACTGATGTGAGTCTTCGGTCATTGCCTAATTGGGCTGAGTTTTTAAGCACCCTTGACAACTCAACAGTGCTTATTGATGAGAATAAAGAGATTCTGGTTGGTTGTTCTGCAGTGGAAAGTTCAACCACTCATTCACACGGCAAACTTCCTGCAGATATCAGCAGAAACGAAAAGACTTTCCCTGTCACAGACAAAAATTTTAGAGATTGTGACCATTTACTTGGTCTCTTATGTCGGATGCGTGATATAAATTCAAGATCATTTTCATATCTTGTGACTTGTATTTTCAACCTTGAACG GCTTCTTGTCAGTGCTCTTCTCTATTTTCAGTGTACAGGGCACCAGGATTATTATTGTGAGTACTTAAGATTATTTGTCTCTTGTCGGAAGGCATTAGTGTATATATTAATTGGATTTGGTCAGAAGGCAGAGACTATCCAATCATCACCGAACACGGTTGTTTCTGGAAGTTCATTCCCTGTTTTATGGATTTTGAAGTCATTATATGTGGTTGTTGGGATTAAAGAAGCATTCTctgcaaaaaatattattgtatgtAAATCTATGATGTTTTCCTTATTGGATTACACATCACATGTCTTGTTCAGCATAGGAAAATATCCAATTGTTCATGCTTTTTCTAATCATATGATTAGCCATGAAGAGAATCATTTGCTCCCATCTTCTCAGGATTCCCCCAAGCTTGAGGCATTGAAATGTTTAACCTTTATGGCTGAGAATTTGAAAGAGCATAAGCAGAGTTTGCTTGTTTCTATTAACAATTCCCCTCATAATGTCAGTGTGGGATTTGGTCTTACTGTAGAAAACATGATTAGATTGTTGTCTACAGTTTGTTGCTTTAGTAGAGTTTTGTGGGGCCTCACATCTTCCACTGGACAAACAGATGCTAAAGATATTGatgaaaaagaaatattaatgTGGAAAAGTGAGCATGCCTCTGAACTAAATAGTTGTATATCTTTTCTTGTAGAGCTTTCTGATGTTTTTGTTAACAAATTTCTTGTTGAGAGTAACCAACATTCCAAAAGTTCACAGAATATGCAGCATTCTGAAGATCCAGCAATGCAGGTATCTTTGTTAGGTACCAATTCTCTGTCACCTAAATCCGTAGTTTTTAAGGCTAATACCTCAGCTGGTGCACAAAACGAATGTAAAGCTGCTGCAACTTGTTTTACTTTATCAGCAGTTGATAATGTCTCTAAAAGTGTCAGTGATCTTGGAAGGGCTTTGAATCCAAAAGAGGAAAACCCTGTTGCCAGGGTTTTGGCCAGTTTGGATTACTCTGAGCCACAGGGTTTGAATAAGCCTTTGTTGCGAAGTTTGGTAAAGGGTGATCACCCTGAAATTGCTTTTTTGCTGAGACATCTGCTAATTGCTTTCTCATCTCTTTTGAGGTTAAATTTGCAGAAAAATGATTCTGTCCTACCTTCTAGTTTTGTACCTACTTTCATTGAAATTTCACAACTCCTATTATTAGAATTTGAAGAGATGGTTGTGGTCCCACAACAATCTTCTTTGCTTTTGTTAGATGACGCTCGCAGATATTTGAGAGAATTAGCATGTTATTTTCCTTTAACTGATCCTACTTCCTCTAGAAAAGTTTACACAGAACTGATTCAGATTCACATGAGGGTAATAGGCAAGACCATTTTGTTGCAAGGAAAAGGGCGAACACTAACCTTTCATGGAAGCCAGTCAAGCACAAAGTCACTTCATAATGGATTAGTTGAAGGTTATTCCTCTACTGAATTGCACTATTGCTTGGATGAATTTATAATTAGGCTGCGGAAGTCATTCAAAGCATATATAGAGAGGTCATCTGAGTTGCATCTTTTGTCTACTATACTGGTCATTGAGAGATCTCTAGTTGGTATTCTCGAACGATCTACCTTGAGTTATGATGTAAAAACAAGTAAAGATGGGGAGGAAATTTTGTCACTTGTTTCAGGTGGCATTGATTGCTTCAGCATGATTCTTGAATTTGTTTCAG gtcGGAAAGGCTTGAAGATGATTAAAAGACATGGTCAGAGTTTAGTTTCTGCTGTTTTCAACATTATTGTGCATTTAAAGGCCCTGCTTAATTTTTATGATAACTTGGCATCTGGAACGGTTGCCAGTACTCCTGATCCTGGGTCAGCCATTCTCATGAGTGTTGAAGTACTGGTTACAGTTTCTAGAAAACATGGTCAGTTTCCTATGGATATGGGGTATGTGGGTCAAATATTACATATCCCTGCACTACTCTTTCAGAATGTTCATCAGCTTAGAGTTACTAACGCATCTGGTCCATCAGAAACATCGATAATTTCAGAACAGCGTATTTGTGATCCTGTAAACAGAGTGGGTCACGTTGATCACCTAGTTAGCCTCTTCTATGTGTGTTGTCAACTAATGTGTACCATTATTATGCATCGTCCCag TGAGTGCAGACAGTGTGTTGCCCATCTTGAAGCTTCTGTTGCTGTTCTTCTTAATTGCTTGGAGACAGTTTCAGATAATgaatcaaaaataaataagggTTGCTTTTCTTCAGAAGAGCAACTGAAATGTGCTCGTTTTCTTCAAAGAATTTATGAAGAG ATAGAACAGAAAAAAGATATCTTTAGCCGTCAATGTTCTCTGTTTTTATCCAATTACATATGGGTTTATTCAGGATATGGTCCCAAGAGAAGTGGCATCAGAAG AGAAGTAGATGAAGCTCTAAGACCGGGTGTCTATGCTTTAATCGACGCTTGCTCAGTTGATGATCTTCAATATCTTCATACTGTTTTTGGAG AGGGACCTTGCAGAACTACCCTGGCAAGTCTTTTGCATGATCGCAAACTCACTAAATACGAAGGAAAAGTTTGA